The DNA region ATCTTTATCAGCACCAGGTAAATAGCCTAAATTAAAGACTATACCTTTAATTTCATTTTTTAGATACTCACCAATATTTTGGTGTCCATCTTCTATAAGAGAAATTCTATCTTCATAACCCTTGTCCAAGACTTTCTTTCTAGTATTCTCGATTGCTTGTTTTTGTATATCAAAGGAATATACTTTGCCATCAATACCTACTAGTTCAGCTAAAAAAATGGTATCATAACCATTACCAGCAGTAGCATCAACAACAAGATCACCTTTATTAATATGAGTTTCTAAAAGTAGATGTGAAAATTCAACTCCCTGCCAAAAATCACCCATGTATTTGCCTCCCTTACTCTGCTAATTTTATAAAAACATCATGTAATGAAGCCTCTCTTGAATGAATATTTGTAATACTTACTATCTGTCTAATCTTATCTAAGCGCTCTCCCCAGTTATCTGAATTTAAGCTTAAATGAATTAATAATTTATTTTCTTCTATTATTAATTCATCATTCTTTTCTAGTATATTTCTAATTCTGTTTATATCTTCTTTTCTTATTTTATCTGTATTTTTAAAATTAAATTTAAGTTCTAAAATATCTTCTCCATATTCTTTCTTGAAATTTTCAGGACTACTAAGAGCAATTATTTTTCCCTGATTAATAAAAGCTATACGGTCACAGAGTATTTCAGCCTCTTGCATATAATGTGTGCTTAAAAGAACTGTTTTTCCTGCAGTTTTAAATTCTTTAATTGACTTATGAATTATTTCTAATGATAGTGGGTCTAATCCTCCTGTAGGCTCATCTAGAATTAATAATTCTGGGTCATTTAATAAGGCGCGACAGATTAATAATCGTTGCTTCATTCCCTTTGAATAAGTCTTTACCTGTCTCTTAGCTGCATTATCTAAACCAAACTTATTTAAGAGATAATTAATCCGATCTCTTGATACTCCATACATATCTGCGAAGAATTTCAAATTATGAAATCCACTTAAGCGTTGATATAAATTTTTTTCTTCAAATACAACCCCAATTTTACCATATATATTATTATCCAAACTTGATGATTCTTTTCCAAAGAGCTTACAACTACCATCATCTTTCCTTTCCAGGCCTAAGAGAATATTAATAGT from Halanaerobiaceae bacterium ANBcell28 includes:
- a CDS encoding ABC transporter ATP-binding protein — translated: MSDVLLHDKINEAEKEAQIVKVSNLEKQYANVKAVNKISFSVTMGEIFGFLGPNGAGKTTTINILLGLERKDDGSCKLFGKESSSLDNNIYGKIGVVFEEKNLYQRLSGFHNLKFFADMYGVSRDRINYLLNKFGLDNAAKRQVKTYSKGMKQRLLICRALLNDPELLILDEPTGGLDPLSLEIIHKSIKEFKTAGKTVLLSTHYMQEAEILCDRIAFINQGKIIALSSPENFKKEYGEDILELKFNFKNTDKIRKEDINRIRNILEKNDELIIEENKLLIHLSLNSDNWGERLDKIRQIVSITNIHSREASLHDVFIKLAE
- a CDS encoding class I SAM-dependent methyltransferase, with the translated sequence MGDFWQGVEFSHLLLETHINKGDLVVDATAGNGYDTIFLAELVGIDGKVYSFDIQKQAIENTRKKVLDKGYEDRISLIEDGHQNIGEYLKNEIKGIVFNLGYLPGADKDIITKKNTTIKALKKGIELLCVGGIIVLVIYTGHSGGQEELEAIKNFSLDLDNKKYNVLNYKFLNQKKSPQILAIIRRR